A genome region from Pygocentrus nattereri isolate fPygNat1 chromosome 10, fPygNat1.pri, whole genome shotgun sequence includes the following:
- the traf3 gene encoding TNF receptor-associated factor 3 yields MSAGRSVDGREQQVVLQQCFHPPHGGFRDHFVMRPESKYCCEFCHEVLCKPRQTECGHRFCESCIGDLLCEPNPVCPADREPLLEDKIFRDVCCHREIMTLKVYCRSAKNGCKEQMSLQQLMEHLNVCEYFEVPCPLGKCKEKIMRKDMAEHLSRKCKHRETTCEYCKHKMALTELQKHKETVCPAYPVACPNHCSFSSMLRSELSSHQHDCPKAQVTCSFFRFGCSYKGLNQDMREHESSFASEHLRMMVARNNTLEAKVEDVKSELLERYKVLPSLSSRLTEVDVQYEEMREKYRVLDQKLASMQKLMSAHSEKLLEVEMELRDLRPLRAMRDEVEALRGAVESMRSVVASLDSTRTGTGTHTLASLETQLSRHDEMLSVHDIRLADMDLKLQVLETASFNGTLIWKIRDYKRRKAEAVASKTLSLYSQPFYTGYFGYKMCARVYLNGDGMGKGTHLSLFFVVMRGEYDALLPWPFKQKVTLMLMDQGPTRKHLGDAFKPDPNSSSFRRPTGEMNIASGCPLFVAQTVLENGTYIKDDTIFIKVTVDTSDLPDP; encoded by the exons aTGTCAGCGGGGCGCAGTGTGGACGGGCGGGAGCAGCAGGTGGTGCTGCAGCAGTGCTTCCACCCTCCGCACGGAGGCTTCAGAGACCACTTTGTCATGCGGCCAGAGTCCAAGTACTGCTGTGAGTTCTGCCATGAGGTGCTGTGCAAACCGCGCCAGACTGAATGTGGCCACCGTTTCTGCGAAAGTTGCATCGGTGACCTGCTCTG TGAACCTAATCCAGTGTGTCCAGCTGACAGGGAACCACTACTTGAAGACAAG ATATTCCGGGATGTCTGCTGCCATAGAGAGATTATGACTTTGAAGGTCTACTGCAGGAGTGCTAAGAATGGCTGTAAAGAACAAATGAGTCTACAGCAGCTTATG GAACACTTGAACGTGTGCGAGTACTTTGAAGTGCCCTGCCCCTTGGGGAAGTGTAAAGAGAAGATCATGAGGAAGGACATGGCTGAGCACTTGAGCCGCAAATGCAAACACCGGGAGACCACCTGTGAATACTGCAAACACAAAATGGCTCTCACGGAGCTACAG AAACACAAGGAAACAGTGTGCCCTGCATATCCAGTAGCCTGCCCTAATCACTGTTCGTTTTCATCGATGTTAAGGAGTGAG CTGTCCAGTCACCAGCATGACTGTCCAAAGGCTCAAGTCACATGCTCCTTTTTTCGTTTTGGTTGCTCCTACAAG gGTTTAAACCAGGACATGAGGGAGCACGAGTCAAGCTTTGCCTCAGAACACCTACGAATGATGGTGGCCAGAAACAACACATTAGAAGCCAAA gTGGAAGATGTCAAGAGTGAGCTGTTGGAACGCTACAAGGTCCTCCCAAGTCTGAGCAGTCGTCTTACAGAAGTGGATGTGCAGTatgaagagatgagagagaaatatCGGGTGCTGGATCAGAAGCTAGCCTCCATGCAG AAGCTGATGAGTGCTCACTCGGAGAAACTGCTGGAGGTTGAGATGGAGCTGAGGGATTTGCGGCCACTGCGGGCTATGCGGGATGAAGTGGAAGCTTTGAGGGGTGCTGTGGAGAGCATGCGCTCTGTGGTAGCTTCACTCGATTCCACCCGTACCGGTACTGGTACACACACCCTAG CCTCCTTAGAAACCCAGCTGTCACGGCACGACGAGATGCTCAGCGTACACGACATCCGGCTGGCAGACATGGACCTGAAGTTGCAAGTGCTGGAGACGGCCAGCTTCAACGGGACGCTTATCTGGAAGATAAGGGACTACAAGAGGCGGAAAGCAGAGGCAGTGGCCTCCAAGACACTCTCCCTCTACAGCCAGCCGTTCTACACGGGCTACTTCGGCTACAAGATGTGCGCCCGTGTCTACCTGAACGGTGATGGCATGGGCAAGGGCACACACCTGTCACTCTTTTTTGTGGTGATGCGCGGTGAGTATGATGCACTGCTGCCATGGCCTTTTAAGCAGAAGGTGACGCTTATGCTGATGGACCAGGGTCCGACGCGAAAGCATCTGGGTGATGCATTCAAGCCTGACCCTAACAGCAGTAGCTTTCGCCGGCCCACTGGAGAGATGAACATTGCCTCGGGCTGCCCGCTCTTCGTGGCCCAGACTGTGCTGGAAAATGGCACCTATATCAAGGACGACACCATCTTCATCAAGGTCACAGTGGATACCTCGGATTTGCCTGACCCATGA